In Oryza glaberrima chromosome 8, OglaRS2, whole genome shotgun sequence, the following are encoded in one genomic region:
- the LOC127782247 gene encoding probable LRR receptor-like serine/threonine-protein kinase At1g56140 isoform X1, translating to MMRRRSSSSSGHGGGHQLILWLVIACSWVAVARVQAQKPAGATTDPVEVAALNTILGRWGTKPPKTWNITGGDPCTGTAVDDTDIDNNPIVNPGIKCDCTFNNNTVCRIVKLRVYALNVVGQIPAELEKLTHLANLNLMQNYLTGPVPSFFGKFPMQYLSLAINPLSGPLPKEFGNLTNLISLGISLNNFTGNLPEELGNLTKLEQMYIDSSGFSGPFPSTISKLKKLKILWISDNDFTGKIPDFIGSLTNLEDLRLQGNSFQGPIPASFSKLTKLTSLRIGDIVNGSSSLAFISNLTSLNVLILRNCKISDNLGAVNFTKLSGLTLLDLSFNNITGEVPQSILNLNNLRYLFLGNNSLTGSLPDVKSSSLNNLDFSYNQLMGNFPSWATSNNLQLNFVANKFNIRSNNNSILPSGLNCLQQDTPCFLGSPEYYSFAVDSGSNRSVRGSDNNVYEADATSLGAASYYVTGQTQWGISNVGKFNEAPNGSYLMYSSQQFQNTLDSELFQTARMSPSSLRYYGLGLENGNYTVLLQFAEFAYPDTKTWQSIGRRVFDIYVQGDLKEKNFDVRKTAGGKSFIAVNKRYNATVSKNFLEIHLFWAGKGTCCVPTQGYYGPMISALSITPNFTPTVRNGVPKKKSKAGVIAGIVIGASVLGSAALLGIFVLIKKRRKAARQQEELYNLVGRPNIFSSAELKLATDNFSSQNVIGEGGYGPVYKGKLPDGRIIAVKQLSQSSHQGKSEFVTEVATISAVQHRNLVKLYGCCIDSSTPLLVYEYLENGSLDRALFGHSSLNLDWPTRFEIILGIARGITYLHEESSIRIVHRDIKASNVLLDTDLSPKISDFGLAKLYDEKKTHISTKIAGTFGYLAPEYAMRGHLTEKADVFAFGVVALETVAGRSNTDNSLDNDKIYLFEWAWGLYEREQGIKIVDPKLDEFDSEEAFRVIYAALLCTQGSPHQRPPMSRVLAILTGDIEMTEMVTKPSYITEWQLRGGNTSYVSSNYSSGSTTGEFREQRETSPLTPSPTITGVTYDGR from the exons ATGATGAGgagacgcagcagcagcagcagcggccatGGTGGTGGTCATCAGCTCATCCTGTGGCTGGTGATCGCGTGCTCATGGGTTGCAGTAGCTCGAGTTCAGGCTCAGAAGCCGGCAGGAGCAACAACTGATCCAGTCGAAG TGGCGGCGCTGAACACGATTCTGGGGCGATGGGGAACGAAGCCGCCCAAGACGTGGaacatcaccggcggcgaccccTGCACCGGCACCGCCGTCGACGACACCGACATCGACAACAACCCCATCGTCAACCCCGGCATCAAGTGCGACTGCACATTCAACAACAACACCGTCTGCCGCATCGTCAAGCT GAGGGTGTACGCGCTGAATGTTGTCGGTCAGATACCTGCAGAGCTGGAGAAACTCACCCATCTAGCTAACTT AAACCTCATGCAAAATTACTTGACTGGTCCTGTTCCATCATTCTTTGGAAAATTTCCCATGCAGTACTT gagCTTAGCAATCAATCCATTATCTGGACCACTTCCAAAGGAATTTGGGAACCTCACGAACCTCATCTCATT AGGCATCAGCCTGAACAATTTTACTGGTAACCTTCCTGAAGAATTGGGCAACTTGACCAAACTCGAGCAAAT GTATATTGATAGTTCTGGCTTCTCTGGTCCATTCCCTTCGACAATTTCAAAACTTAAGAAGCTGAAGATTCT GTGGATATCAGATAATGATTTCACAGGGAAAATACCTGATTTTATTGGGAGCTTGACTAACTTGGAGGATTT GAGGTTGCAAGGAAATTCTTTTCAAGGTCCGATCCCAGCAAGTTTTTCTAAGTTAACCAAGTTGACAAGCTT ACGGATCGGTGATATTGTAAATGGGAGCTCTTCATTGGCCTTTATTAGCAACCTGACGTCCTTAAATGTCTT AATATTGAGGAACTGCAAGATATCTGATAATCTTGGAGCAGTAAATTTTACTAAGCTTTCTGGATTAACCTTGCT GGACTTGAGTTTTAACAATATCACGGGCGAAGTTCCTCAGTCCATCCTTAATCTGAACAACCTTCGATATTT GTTTCTTGGGAACAATAGCCTTACAGGAAGCCTGCCAGATGTGAAGAGCTCCTCACTAAACAATTT AGATTTTTCGTACAACCAACTCATGGGAAACTTTCCTTCATGGGCTACCAGTAACAATTTACAACT GAATTTTGTggcaaacaaatttaatattcGAAGCAACAACAATAG TATTCTACCTTCAGGACTAAACTGCCTACAGCAAGACACTCCTTGTTTCCTCGGTTCTCCGGAAT ACTATTCCTTTGCAGTAGACTCTGGCAGTAATAGATCCGTGAGAGGTTCAGATAATAATGTGTACGAAGCTGATGCTACAAGTCTCGGAGCTGCATCATACTATGTTACGGGGCAAACACAATGGGGTATCAGCAATGTAGGAAAATTCAATGAGGCCCCAAATGGAAGTTACCTAATGTATAGCTCGCAACAGTTTCAAAATACGTTGGATTCAGAATTGTTCCAGACTGCCAGAATGTCACCATCGTCCCTGAGATACTATGGCCTAGGGCTTGAGAATGGAAATTACACTGTTCTTCTTCAATTTGCAGAGTTTGCTTATCCAGACACAAAGACTTGGCAAAGCATCGGAAGGAGAGTTTTTGACATATATGTCCAG GGTGATCTGAAAGAAAAGAACTTTGATGTAAGGAAAACAGCTGGTGGGAAATCTTTTATTGCAGTTAACAAAAGATACAACGCAACTGTGTCAAAAAACTTCCTTGAGATACATCTGTTCTGGGCTGGCAAGGGCACTTGTTGCGTTCCTACTCAAGGTTACTATGGACCAATGATCTCTGCACTAAGTATCACTCCAA ATTTTACTCCTACTGTGAGAAATGGagttccaaaaaagaaaagtaaagcTGGTGTAATTGCTGGCATAGTGATTGGCGCATCAGTTTTAGGATCAGCAGCCTTACTTGGAATCTTTGTTTTgataaagaagagaagaaaagcggCAAGGCAGCAAGAAG aactATACAACCTGGTTGGAAGGCCTAATATCTTCAGTAGTGCAGAATTGAAATTAGCTACAGACAATTTCAGTTCTCAAAACGTGATTGGAGAAGGCGGATATGGGCCAGTATATAAG GGTAAGCTGCCTGATGGAAGAATTATAGCTGTCAAACAACTTTCTCAATCATCTCATCAGGGGAAAAGTGAATTCGTGACAGAAGTTGCAACAATTTCAGCCGTGCAGCACAGGAACCTTGTGAAATTGTATGGCTGTTGCATTGACAGCAGCACACCCTTGTTAGTTTATGAGTACCTCGAAAACGGAAGCCTAGACCGAGCACTATTTG GACACAGTAGCTTGAACCTAGATTGGCCAACACGCTTCGAGATCATTTTAGGTATTGCAAGAGGCATAACTTATCTTCATGAGGAGTCCAGCATTCGGATTGTGCATAGGGATATCAAAGCTAGCAACGTCTTGCTTGACACTGATCTGAGCCCCAAAATCTCCGATTTTGGACTTGCCAAGCTCTATGATGAGAAGAAGACCCATATTAGCACGAAAATCGCTGGCACATT CGGCTATTTGGCACCCGAGTATGCAATGAGAGGCCATCTGACTGAAAAGGCTGATGTTTTCGCATTTGGAGTTGTTGCTCTAGAAACAGTTGCTGGCCGATCAAACACCGACAATTCCCTTGATAATGACAAGATCTATCTCTTTGAATGG GCTTGGGGGCTATATGAAAGAGAGCAAGGAATCAAAATCGTAGACCCAAAACTCGATGAGTTTGACAGTGAGGAAGCCTTCAGAGTCATCTATGCCGCACTCTTGTGCACTCAAGGGTCACCACACCAGCGACCACCAATGTCTAGGGTCCTGGCAATTCTTACTGGAGACATTGAGATGACTGAGATGGTGACGAAGCCGAGCTACATCACTGAGTGGCAACTCAGAGGAGGGAACACCAGCTATGTAAGCAGCAACTACAGCTCTGGATCTACTACTGGTGAATTTAGAGAGCAGAGGGAGACTTCCCCACTCACCCCTTCTCCAACGATAACCGGAGTCACATATGATGGAAGGTGA
- the LOC127782247 gene encoding probable LRR receptor-like serine/threonine-protein kinase At1g56140 isoform X2, translating to MAALNTILGRWGTKPPKTWNITGGDPCTGTAVDDTDIDNNPIVNPGIKCDCTFNNNTVCRIVKLRVYALNVVGQIPAELEKLTHLANLNLMQNYLTGPVPSFFGKFPMQYLSLAINPLSGPLPKEFGNLTNLISLGISLNNFTGNLPEELGNLTKLEQMYIDSSGFSGPFPSTISKLKKLKILWISDNDFTGKIPDFIGSLTNLEDLRLQGNSFQGPIPASFSKLTKLTSLRIGDIVNGSSSLAFISNLTSLNVLILRNCKISDNLGAVNFTKLSGLTLLDLSFNNITGEVPQSILNLNNLRYLFLGNNSLTGSLPDVKSSSLNNLDFSYNQLMGNFPSWATSNNLQLNFVANKFNIRSNNNSILPSGLNCLQQDTPCFLGSPEYYSFAVDSGSNRSVRGSDNNVYEADATSLGAASYYVTGQTQWGISNVGKFNEAPNGSYLMYSSQQFQNTLDSELFQTARMSPSSLRYYGLGLENGNYTVLLQFAEFAYPDTKTWQSIGRRVFDIYVQGDLKEKNFDVRKTAGGKSFIAVNKRYNATVSKNFLEIHLFWAGKGTCCVPTQGYYGPMISALSITPNFTPTVRNGVPKKKSKAGVIAGIVIGASVLGSAALLGIFVLIKKRRKAARQQEELYNLVGRPNIFSSAELKLATDNFSSQNVIGEGGYGPVYKGKLPDGRIIAVKQLSQSSHQGKSEFVTEVATISAVQHRNLVKLYGCCIDSSTPLLVYEYLENGSLDRALFGHSSLNLDWPTRFEIILGIARGITYLHEESSIRIVHRDIKASNVLLDTDLSPKISDFGLAKLYDEKKTHISTKIAGTFGYLAPEYAMRGHLTEKADVFAFGVVALETVAGRSNTDNSLDNDKIYLFEWAWGLYEREQGIKIVDPKLDEFDSEEAFRVIYAALLCTQGSPHQRPPMSRVLAILTGDIEMTEMVTKPSYITEWQLRGGNTSYVSSNYSSGSTTGEFREQRETSPLTPSPTITGVTYDGR from the exons A TGGCGGCGCTGAACACGATTCTGGGGCGATGGGGAACGAAGCCGCCCAAGACGTGGaacatcaccggcggcgaccccTGCACCGGCACCGCCGTCGACGACACCGACATCGACAACAACCCCATCGTCAACCCCGGCATCAAGTGCGACTGCACATTCAACAACAACACCGTCTGCCGCATCGTCAAGCT GAGGGTGTACGCGCTGAATGTTGTCGGTCAGATACCTGCAGAGCTGGAGAAACTCACCCATCTAGCTAACTT AAACCTCATGCAAAATTACTTGACTGGTCCTGTTCCATCATTCTTTGGAAAATTTCCCATGCAGTACTT gagCTTAGCAATCAATCCATTATCTGGACCACTTCCAAAGGAATTTGGGAACCTCACGAACCTCATCTCATT AGGCATCAGCCTGAACAATTTTACTGGTAACCTTCCTGAAGAATTGGGCAACTTGACCAAACTCGAGCAAAT GTATATTGATAGTTCTGGCTTCTCTGGTCCATTCCCTTCGACAATTTCAAAACTTAAGAAGCTGAAGATTCT GTGGATATCAGATAATGATTTCACAGGGAAAATACCTGATTTTATTGGGAGCTTGACTAACTTGGAGGATTT GAGGTTGCAAGGAAATTCTTTTCAAGGTCCGATCCCAGCAAGTTTTTCTAAGTTAACCAAGTTGACAAGCTT ACGGATCGGTGATATTGTAAATGGGAGCTCTTCATTGGCCTTTATTAGCAACCTGACGTCCTTAAATGTCTT AATATTGAGGAACTGCAAGATATCTGATAATCTTGGAGCAGTAAATTTTACTAAGCTTTCTGGATTAACCTTGCT GGACTTGAGTTTTAACAATATCACGGGCGAAGTTCCTCAGTCCATCCTTAATCTGAACAACCTTCGATATTT GTTTCTTGGGAACAATAGCCTTACAGGAAGCCTGCCAGATGTGAAGAGCTCCTCACTAAACAATTT AGATTTTTCGTACAACCAACTCATGGGAAACTTTCCTTCATGGGCTACCAGTAACAATTTACAACT GAATTTTGTggcaaacaaatttaatattcGAAGCAACAACAATAG TATTCTACCTTCAGGACTAAACTGCCTACAGCAAGACACTCCTTGTTTCCTCGGTTCTCCGGAAT ACTATTCCTTTGCAGTAGACTCTGGCAGTAATAGATCCGTGAGAGGTTCAGATAATAATGTGTACGAAGCTGATGCTACAAGTCTCGGAGCTGCATCATACTATGTTACGGGGCAAACACAATGGGGTATCAGCAATGTAGGAAAATTCAATGAGGCCCCAAATGGAAGTTACCTAATGTATAGCTCGCAACAGTTTCAAAATACGTTGGATTCAGAATTGTTCCAGACTGCCAGAATGTCACCATCGTCCCTGAGATACTATGGCCTAGGGCTTGAGAATGGAAATTACACTGTTCTTCTTCAATTTGCAGAGTTTGCTTATCCAGACACAAAGACTTGGCAAAGCATCGGAAGGAGAGTTTTTGACATATATGTCCAG GGTGATCTGAAAGAAAAGAACTTTGATGTAAGGAAAACAGCTGGTGGGAAATCTTTTATTGCAGTTAACAAAAGATACAACGCAACTGTGTCAAAAAACTTCCTTGAGATACATCTGTTCTGGGCTGGCAAGGGCACTTGTTGCGTTCCTACTCAAGGTTACTATGGACCAATGATCTCTGCACTAAGTATCACTCCAA ATTTTACTCCTACTGTGAGAAATGGagttccaaaaaagaaaagtaaagcTGGTGTAATTGCTGGCATAGTGATTGGCGCATCAGTTTTAGGATCAGCAGCCTTACTTGGAATCTTTGTTTTgataaagaagagaagaaaagcggCAAGGCAGCAAGAAG aactATACAACCTGGTTGGAAGGCCTAATATCTTCAGTAGTGCAGAATTGAAATTAGCTACAGACAATTTCAGTTCTCAAAACGTGATTGGAGAAGGCGGATATGGGCCAGTATATAAG GGTAAGCTGCCTGATGGAAGAATTATAGCTGTCAAACAACTTTCTCAATCATCTCATCAGGGGAAAAGTGAATTCGTGACAGAAGTTGCAACAATTTCAGCCGTGCAGCACAGGAACCTTGTGAAATTGTATGGCTGTTGCATTGACAGCAGCACACCCTTGTTAGTTTATGAGTACCTCGAAAACGGAAGCCTAGACCGAGCACTATTTG GACACAGTAGCTTGAACCTAGATTGGCCAACACGCTTCGAGATCATTTTAGGTATTGCAAGAGGCATAACTTATCTTCATGAGGAGTCCAGCATTCGGATTGTGCATAGGGATATCAAAGCTAGCAACGTCTTGCTTGACACTGATCTGAGCCCCAAAATCTCCGATTTTGGACTTGCCAAGCTCTATGATGAGAAGAAGACCCATATTAGCACGAAAATCGCTGGCACATT CGGCTATTTGGCACCCGAGTATGCAATGAGAGGCCATCTGACTGAAAAGGCTGATGTTTTCGCATTTGGAGTTGTTGCTCTAGAAACAGTTGCTGGCCGATCAAACACCGACAATTCCCTTGATAATGACAAGATCTATCTCTTTGAATGG GCTTGGGGGCTATATGAAAGAGAGCAAGGAATCAAAATCGTAGACCCAAAACTCGATGAGTTTGACAGTGAGGAAGCCTTCAGAGTCATCTATGCCGCACTCTTGTGCACTCAAGGGTCACCACACCAGCGACCACCAATGTCTAGGGTCCTGGCAATTCTTACTGGAGACATTGAGATGACTGAGATGGTGACGAAGCCGAGCTACATCACTGAGTGGCAACTCAGAGGAGGGAACACCAGCTATGTAAGCAGCAACTACAGCTCTGGATCTACTACTGGTGAATTTAGAGAGCAGAGGGAGACTTCCCCACTCACCCCTTCTCCAACGATAACCGGAGTCACATATGATGGAAGGTGA
- the LOC127782067 gene encoding probable LRR receptor-like serine/threonine-protein kinase At1g56140, giving the protein MGGVSGKLVWVLLVMCSSWLIAAVHAQQAATTDPIEVAALEAILGRWGKTTSPLWRMSGEPCRGVPVDGSTDLDGNPKNNPGIKCDCSYNSGTVCHITQLRVYALNVVGQIPAELQNLTYLTYLNLDQNYLSGPIPSFIGQLTALTELHVGFNPLSGSLPKELGNLTNLNLLGISLTNFSGQLPEELGNLTKLRQLYTDSAGLSGPFPSTLSRLKNLKLLRASDNNFTGTIPDFIGSLSNLEDLAFQGNSFEGPIPASLSNLTKLTTLRIGDIVNGSSSLAFISSLTSLDTLVLRNCKISGDLGAVDFSKFANLTFLDLSFNNISGNVPKSILNLQKLIFLFLGNNSLTGELPDGISPSLTNLDFSYNQLTGSFPSWVTQNNLQLNLVANNFILGSTNIGMLSPGLNCLQEDTPCFRGSPKYYSFAVDCGSNRSIRVSDNTMYELDSTNLGDSSYYVTSQTRWGVSNVGKLFQAPNDSKIIHSGEKIQNAVDSELFQTARMSPSSLRYYGLGLENGNYTVLLKFAELGFPDTPTWQSLGRRFFDIYIQGELKEKDFNIRKMAGGKSFTAVYKSYTTTVSKNFLEIHLFWAGKGTCCIPIQGYYGPLISALSITPNFSPTVRNGVPKKKSKAGAIVGIVIAASVLGSAILFGIFMVIKKRRRMAKQQEELYNLVGQPDVFSNAELKLATDNFSSQNILGEGGYGPVYKGVLPDGRVIAVKQLSQSSHQGKSQFVTEVATISAVQHRNLVKLHGCCIDSNTPLLVYEYLKNGSLDKALFGNGSIKLDWATRFEIILGIARGLTYLHEESSVRIVHRDIKASNVLLDTNLTPKISDFGLAKLYDEKKTHVSTGIAGTFGYLAPEYAMRRHLTEKVDVFAFGVVALEIVAGRSNTDNSLEESKIYLFEWAWSLYEKEQALGIVDPRLEEFSRDEVYRVIHVALVCTQGSPYQRPPMSKVVAMLTGDVEVAEVVTKPNYITEWQFRGGNTSYVTSHSGSTTPELSRQKEIDPLTQSPTITGVSHEHEGR; this is encoded by the exons atgggtggTGTTAGTGGTAAGCTGGTGTGGGTGTTGCTCGTGATGTGCTCCTCATGGCTGATCGCCGCTGTTCATGCCCAGCAAGCGGCAACAACTGATCCAATCGAAG TGGCGGCGCTGGAGGCGATCCTGGGGAGATGGGGCAAGACGACGTCGCCGCTGTGGAGGATGAGCGGCGAGCCATGCCGCGGCGTCCCCGTCGACGGCAGCACCGACCTCGACGGCAACCCCAAGAACAACCCCGGCATCAAGTGCGACTGTTCCTACAACAGCGGCACCGTCTGCCATATTACCCAGCT GAGGGTATACGCATTGAACGTTGTCGGTCAGATACCTGCAGAATTGCAGAACCTCACCTACCTAACTTACTT GAACCTGGATCAAAATTACTTGTCAGGCCCCATACCATCATTCATTGGGCAATTGACTGCCTTGACAGAATT gcacgTGGGATTCAATCCACTCTCAGGATCACTTCCAAAGGAACTTGGAAATCTCACGAACCTCAATTTGCT AGGCATTAGTTTGACCAATTTTTCTGGTCAACTTCCTGAAGAATTGGGCAACTTGACCAAACTTCGACAATT GTATACTGATAGTGCTGGGTTGAGTGGCCCATTCCCTTCTACGCTCTCAAGGCTTAAGAACCTAAAACTCCT GCGGGCATCAGATAACAATTTTACTGGAACAATACCTGATTTTATTGGGAGCTTGTCTAATTTGGAAGATCT GGCTTTCCAAGGTAATTCTTTTGAAGGACCGATCCCAGCAAGTTTGTCTAATCTAACCAAATTGACAACCTT GCGGATTGGTGATATTGTAAATGGGAGCTCTTCATTGGCCTTTATCAGCAGTCTGACATCTCTGGATACCCT cGTACTGAGGAACTGCAAGATATCTGGAGACCTTGGAGCAGTAGATTTTTCGAAGTTCGCAAACTTAACTTTCCT GGACTTGAGTTTTAACAATATCTCGGGGAATGTTCCTAAATCAATTCTGAATCTACAAAAGCTTATATTCCT GTTTCTTGGCAACAACAGCCTAACAGGAGAATTGCCAGATGGGATAAGCCCTTCGCTAACGAACTT AGATTTCTCATACAACCAGCTCACTGGTAGCTTTCCCTCCTGGGTTACCCAGAACAATCTGCAATT GAATTTGGTGGCAAACAACTTTATTCTTGGCAGCACCAACATTGG CATGCTATCTCCAGGGCTAAACTGCCTCCAGGAAGATACTCCATGTTTTCGTGGTTCTCCAAAAT ATTATTCCTTTGCGGTAGACTGTGGTAGTAATAGATCTATCAGAGTTTCGGATAATACTATGTACGAATTGGATTCCACAAACCTTGGGGACTCATCATATTATGTTACAAGTCAAACAAGATGGGGCGTTAGTAATGTAGGAAAATTATTCCAGGCCCCAAATGACAGTAAGATAATACATAGTGGTGAGAAGATCCAGAATGCAGTGGATTCAGAACTATTCCAAACTGCAAGGATGTCGCCATCGTCTCTGAGATACTATGGCCTTGGACTTGAGAATGGAAATTACACTGTTCTGCTTAAATTTGCAGAGTTAGGTTTTCCAGACACGCCAACTTGGCAAAGCTTAGGAAGgagattttttgacatatatatCCAG GGTGAACTAAAAGAAAAGGACTTCAATATAAGGAAGATGGCTGGTGGAAAATCTTTCACTGCTGTTTACAAGAGTTACACAACAACTGTGTCAAAAAACTTTCTTGAAATCCATCTATTCTGGGCTGGAAAGGGCACTTGTTGTATTCCTATTCAAGGTTACTACGGACCATTGATCTCAGCATTAAGCATCACTCCAA ATTTTAGTCCTACTGTGCGAAACGGTGTAcccaaaaagaaaagtaaagcAGGTGCAATTGTTGGGATTGTGATTGCTGCCTCGGTTTTAGGATCAGCTATCTTATTCGGAATATTTATGGTCataaagaagagaagaagaatggCAAAACAGCAAGAAG AATTATACAACCTAGTTGGACAGCCTGATGTCTTCAGTAATGCTGAACTCAAGTTAGCTACAGACAATTTCAGTTCTCAAAACATTCTTGGGGAAGGTGGATATGGTCCAGTCTATAAG GGTGTGCTACCTGATGGAAGAGTTATAGCTGTAAAACAACTTTCCCAATCATCCCATCAGGGCAAAAGTCAGTTTGTGACAGAGGTTGCAACTATTTCTGCTGTGCAACATCGGAATCTTGTAAAATTGCATGGTTGCTGCATTGATAGTAACACACCTTTATTAGTTTATGAGTATCTTAAGAATGGAAGCTTGGATAAAGCATTATTTG GAAACGGTAGCATAAAACTGGACTGGGCAACACGCTTCGAGATCATTTTAGGAATTGCAAGAGGCCTAACTTATCTTCATGAGGAGTCAAGCGTGCGCATTGTTCATAGGGACATCAAAGCTAGCAATGTCCTACTTGACACAAACCTCACCCCAAAGATCTCTGACTTTGGACTCGCCAAGCTTTATGATGAGAAGAAGACTCATGTTAGTACAGGAATTGCGGGCACATT TGGTTATCTGGCTCCTGAGTATGCGATGAGACGACATTTGACTGAAAAGGTTGATGTTTTCGCATTCGGGGTGGTCGCACTAGAGATTGTTGCTGGTCGGTCGAACACCGACAATTCTCTTGAGGAAAGTAAGATCTATCTCTTTGAGTGG GCTTGGAGCTTGTATGAAAAGGAGCAAGCACTCGGGATTGTTGACCCAAGACTTGAGGAATTCAGCAGGGATGAAGTGTATAGAGTCATCCATGTCGCACTCGTCTGCACACAGGGCTCACCCTATCAGCGACCACCGATGTCAAAGGTTGTGGCAATGCTAACTGGAGATGTTGAGGTGGCAGAGGTAGTGACGAAGCCGAACTACATCACCGAGTGGCAGTTCAGGGGTGGGAATACCAGCTATGTTACCAGCCACTCAGGATCAACTACCCCTGAGCTCAGCAGGCAGAAAGAGATTGATCCTCTCACTCAATCACCAACAATCACCGGAGTTAGCCATGAGCATGAGGGAAGgtga